TAGAGATAAAAGTAATTGCAAGAAATGAATGAGAATACAAGCAAACAGTGGAGATCTCCGATGAGCCTGTAATTGGATTCAATTCATCATTCCACATCAGCTGCTCCTTCTGTTACTTTGCAGATTTTCAGTCTCTcgtctttctttcttttttggaaaaattacacaaaaatgCTTTTATTAGTTTATCTTTACTAAATATCAATATAAAGTTTTACATCCCAATGAGCTGTAATATAAACGGTATAAACGCTACGTAGTAAATTGCTAGATCGTGGGTACGATTTTTTCTACAAGCGCCCCCcctctccaattatcaaaaaataattacataataatatttttaaatttattactcTCTCTGTCCATAAAAAATAGGCTGATTTAGATTTATACACACATTaaaaattttagttattttagttaaaattgtacTAATGGTCTAATATACCCCTATCAACTAATTTGatgttcaaaatatttactaatttagctataaaattaatataattattatattaaaatataaataaaaaattttaaattttacattataacTAGTTTTAATCcagtttaatttattaaagCATTCttatttggcttaatacatagtttgacctctgaacttgtacccttttacctatctaacccctaaacttaacgtctcacctatggaacctatgaacttgttaaataatccgatttgacccctgaacttgataaatatgcaaatattgaacccttcgtgtccacctgtcaattgaaacgttctagaagaaattgtgtacggaggggttcaatgtttacgtatttatcaagttcgggggtcaaatcaggttatttaacaagttcaggggttcaataggtgagacgttaagtttggaggttagatgggtaaaagggtacaagttcaggggtcaaactatatattaagcctTATTTGATAAAAGGTGAACTACATATAATCATGTGATGAAttactaaattattattattaaattgttaccatatatttataattattatatactttatttatttattctgtttatatttatttggaaTAAATTAAAAGCTAATTCTAAACACTCCCTTTTAAACACGTCTTACATATAAGATGAATCAATTCTTCAATTATCtatatttatactatatataaaagtacggattaactaattagttatttaattaatcactattataattaaaatcctGATTAGAATAGGTAggtaaattgtctccaaattagtagaaatacctatcttttagttcaatttaactataaaattaaactactgtatttggtcaatatattattattgcaaatttactgaataatccttttcagtttattattaaataaagttttatagtcattaactaattagttatttaattaaccattattataattaaaatgttaattagaatagatagctaaattatcttcaaATTAGTAgtaatacctatcttttagtttgatttaactataaaattaaaatgatgtatttggtcaatatattattatttaaatttctatcttttaaaagatattattaataaaataaaattaattatttaattatagttattatgaaaccaaaagaagaataaattcagcatgaaaaaaaaaattaataccaaatatattatatttatttttacaaaaattcttaactaatttactattaattataaataaaaaattgatataattataataaatttactaatatgtacattgacgagccacgttacgagccacgtgcatagcacgtaatgcgaaactagtactaGTAAATATCTAATCCGCTCCCCCACCACTTATGTAATACCtccatttttatatattttttcatataattaattaaaattaaagatttaaatGCATGTTTGCAAAATTATATCTTGATTTGAGATCAAAATTAAGTGAGATttcaacgtccggaaaggttttaaatgtgtttttaatgtttgaaatCTTGAATAAACACACACTGTTTATGACTCTGTTACTTCAATACTACTTGGCTATTTTTTTTACCGTTTCCATTAATGACAAGCTTTCTATTAACTGAAAAGATCATCTATATCCTTATAGCTTGGGGTAGAATTAAGTGAGCTCTTAACATCCAGAATGATTCAAATGttctccaaatgtttcatattttaaataagcAAGTCCCAAATTTGACACTATCTTTGAATTCATTATTTTAATCTTACGTGGCTATTTTTTACCGTTGCCATTACTGACATGACTTTTATAAGAGTCTTCTCTTTATAGTCTAGGCCTTAATTCCTAAATCTCTAAACTTCACACACTCTAAAAAGTAAATTGAGTTGTAATTCAATAATGTTCTCATCATTATTGTATTCAGCAAGAAGTATACaaagaaataataatatcaaataaaccTACGAAGATCGCATTAGatggtgtaaatatttttaaaaattgtatttcAACAAGGTATACATTTTGAACTAAAAAAAATCGTGTACGAAATTCTATAGCTGACAACATTACAAGATAAGATATTGCTTTCAAATACTTTTTGGTTATAGTTAGAGAGTTTGTCAAATTGAGAGTATGCTTgttcaaaatttcaaatgttgactagctatttaaatttttacagaCATTGATGGTTCATTTGATGCTGGCCCAAAAACAATAAAGACATGGATGATCCTTTTTTTAAGGAATACAAAGAATACCTAAATATCTAAAACTGCACTCATGTTTAATGtcatattatgttttttttaaattacaatttgaacaaaaataattaattattttgtcaaaaaataaaaaagaaacaaattaaacattaCATTTCCACTTAGAAAACAGATTTtcttttgaaacaaaaaaaaataattattttgccaaaaaataaaaatgaaacaaattaaacattaCATTTGCACTTAGAAAACAGATTTtcttttgaaacaaaaaaaaaagagctcAGATATACTGCTGAATCGTCGAATTGACGGTAGTGAAAGACCCATCTATCACAAAGAAGCACAAACTTCCTCACAGCTCCAACATGCACCAGCCGGGAATCGAACCCGGGTCTGTACCGTGGCAGGGTACTATTCTACCACTAGACCACTGGTGCTTATATTCTCAACatacttatttaatttatatagctTTTTAACACGTTTCTTCTTGTACAGACAGAACACCACTTCAACTCAAACCCTCATCGTCAATCACATATAACTCCCCTCATCTCAAAGTTTCAATTCAATCATTCGAAAAAAGTCAACCAAAtggcttcttcttcttctccaatttGCATTAACGAGACATTGAAAGACGACGAGCTTCGATCCATATTCTCAAAGCTGGAGAGTGACAAAGATAAGGAGATATTTGGGTTGGTTTGTAAGAGATGGCTCCGCTTGCAGAGCACGGAAAGGAAGAAGCTTGCTGCACGTGCTGGTCCTCACATGCTTCAGAAAATGGCTGCTAGATTCTCTCGCTTGATCCAATTGGACCTCTCTCAGTCTGTTTCTAGGTCCTTTTATCCCGGTGTTACTGACTCCGATCTCTCTGTTATTTCTGATGGGTTTAAATCCTTGAGGGTCCTCAGTTTGCAGAATTGTAAAGGTGAaagtttgtttcttttttaaaaaagttcatcACTTTGTTagttcaaaaaatgaaaaagctGACGAATTTAGATCTTGAATATGCCCCCAATTGGTAGAAATAATTATTTGGTGATTAGCTATATCATTCCGTATGGAATTGCTATATTATTCCGCACCTATTTAATGAATCAAAGATAGCCATAGTGTTGTTAACATGGTAATCAGATTTGTGAAGATGCTTAGATGATTAGATGCATTGCTGCATTGCTGATTACCGCTGAGATAACGCTAGTTTTTACAGAATAGGGAGAGATGTGGATTtacagtttttttattttgtgataTCTGAACTTATGTAGCAATGAAAGAAGAGTGAATTTGGAAGCTGATTTTAGCCTTAATCTGTGTTTATTGTTTTGCCGTATTTTATGCATTCAAAATTAAGTTTCGCAACGtgttggattgtttattcctaCTCTATGTGGCTGGGAATAATAGTTGATCGAGGCCTTTGGATTTTTTGTCTAGCAGCAATCTACTGAAATTCTTGCTGTAGTTTTAGCTTCACGACTCAGGTCTTCGAAGTTAGTATATTAGTTAACCAAAACTGATATATATAGATCTTAACTATGTCCATAATATGGACTCCATAATTGGTAGAGATTGATGAACTTTGTCTCCGAAGTTAGTGTTCTCAACCTGGTAATGTGACCTAAAAGATTTCTGTAGATGCTTAGATGCATCGCTGCTTTGCCGATTTAAGCTGAGATAATTCTATTTTCACAGAATTGGGAGAGAAGTACATTCACAGTTTTTTTTGTGATCTTAACTTATGTGCAATGAAAGAACAGTGAATTTGGAAGCTGAAGGTGccttaattttttgtttattgtttttctgTATTTTATGCATTCAAATTCAAGTATCTCATTTATTCCTACTCTCTATGGTTGAGAACTTGAACATATTATTTGATCAAGGTCTTTGACTTTTTGTCTAGCTATGTAGTGAAATTCTTGTTGCAGTTTTAGCTTCACGGCTTAGGTCTTTATCAGTTTTCTCTTGACCGgacatatttttcttatttgctTATCAGTTCAACTATAATTGTATTATTACAGGAATTACTGATAACGGAATGCGGTCAATTGGGCATGGTCTTTCTTCTCTGCGCTCCTTGGATGTATCATATTGCAGAAAGCTAACGGACAAGGGCTTGTCAGCTGTTGCTGAGGGCTGTAGAGATTTGCAGGCCTTACATCTTACTGGCTGCAGATCTATTACGGATGAAGTTTTAAAAGCTCTTTCTACGAATTGTTCTAATCTACAAGAGTTGGGCCTGCAAGGATGCAGCAGCATAACTGATGATGGGGTCACGAATCTCGTTAGTGGTTGTAAGCAAATACGATCCTTAGACATGAATAAATGCAGCAACATTGGGGACGTTGGAGTTTCCAATCTTTCCGAGGCTTGTTCATCTCGTCTCAAGACGTTAAAGTTGTTGGATTGTTACAAAGTTGGAGATGAGTCTATATTATCTTTAGCAAACTTTTGCACTAATCTTGAGACCCTCATAATTGGTGGGTGTCGGGATATCTCTGATGCCTCTGTAAAATCCTTAGCATCTGCTTGTAAAAATAGTTTGAAGAATCTGCGTATGGATTGGTGTTTAAATATATCTGACTCTTCACTAAGCTGCATTCTCACTAAGTGCAGAAACCTAGAGGCTCTTGACATTGGATGTTGTGAGGAAGTTACAGATGCCGCATTTCAAGGTTTAGGAACAAGGGATGCTAAATTAAACTTGAAGGTTTTGAAGATCAGCAACTGTCCAAAGGTAACAGTGACTGGGATAGGGATGCTTTTGGAAAAGTGCAATGCTTTGGAATACCTTGATGTGAGATCCTGCCCGCATGTCACGAAGTCAGGTTGTGATGAAGCTGGTTTGCAGTTTCCAGACTGTTGTAAAGTAAATTACACAGGAAGTTTAAATGAGCCGGATGTTTTAATTTGAGACTTGAGATTCTAAAAAGATTGGAAAAATCCCGTCTTGGGAAATCCTAAGCATATTCTTCAATTTCTTGCAGAGTGGGTATCAGAACAGATAAGAGCTTTGCTAGAGAATCTTCTTTTTAGTTCTTGCATGTAAAgtttttggcatttttatgtGTTCATCACCTAAGATGTCTGTATATTTTTATtctgttattttttttgttattctgGTTTTTCCTTCGTCCTTCCAGCCATGAATGTATGTTGCTTTGTTATGATTGTAATTATGATACTAATAATGGAATTTACTTCATGATCCCATTTCTATTTCTAACATATTCTTCGATAAGAAGAgttattttccttttaaaatgATGCATTAATGTTGGCTAtgtgcatttttttttcatattaagtTGTTTTCCAGTTAAATCAAGAAAAGCCAACTTTAGATATCATCAACTGCTAGTAGCCTAGAATGGAGATAGTTTAAGCTATTTTTTCCCAGAAGAACTGTCGGTTGCCAGCCAACCCAGAATatatacaatttataattacaGAATTTTTGTGGGTCCTAATGTTGGAGTTTGTAAGATTAGATAGAGAAAGGCAATAGTGTTTATGCGTAGCATGACTTGAAGTGTTTTCGCTCCCAAGTTCAACTTCCATTTGTTTGAAGTAATTAATTACAGGGAAGATGTATTGAGGAGATTGATTAGGCGTTGTGCGTACTTAAAGTATGTTGAAGCAAGATTAGATTATGGGACTTTGTATACAGATGAGATTTTGAAAGATGGCTTCTGCTTGAATAAGATAGATACCCCTCTTTGCCCTTTAAAGGTTATAACAAATCTGCAGGAAGGAGAGGCTGAGTTGGAGTCTGAGCCGTGCATAATAACTCCCACTCAGATGATTAGTCGAGCAAGTAAGTTAACTTTGCTGAGATCTTTATTTGTTCTGTAATTATGTCAACTTTCCGCTGTTCAATATCAAGCTTGCGTGCATTATAATTGATTAGATTGTAATTCACATCTGAAGTTTCAATGGAGAACATCCTCTATCTTGGAGGACCTAAGATTGCCTCAGAGATTTACAATAAAGAATATGCTAATGCCAGTATATGTGGAGCAGCAAAATGGAGGAAACCGATGGCAGCATTATTACGTGATATGGATTCATAATtcctttttatttatcaatgTGTCCGTTCCAAGATACGAGGCATGTTTTGCTTTGCAGGGTGTCTCTACTGTGAAAGGATTCTATCAATTGATGGGTCAATCCTGCATAAGTGTTCAACACCCGAGGGGCCACATTAAAATTGCTCAAAGCCATGTACTCTACAGCATCACTGCTGGGTCAGAAACCTTGATGGAGCAGTTGAATGCGGCGGTATCTGTTGAGAATTGAAATGATGTGATGAGCTACATTATGTAATTCtacatttttttaaacttaGGAAGTAAACTACTAGAACAATAAGTTAAGTTGGTCAATAAATTTGTTATTGTATTGATTCCTTTATTTGTTAAGTTTGGCCATTTAAAAGCCAATGAAATTAACAGAAGCAACTGTATGAAGTAATTCCATACACATGGCCATTATGCAATCTGCTAGTTGTACCTTTTAAATGCTCCTACTCCAAGCAGCTTGATAGATGAAAAATATCCCAAATAAATTCTCCCATAGACCAAAGCATTTCATTATTAGGTCATGCAGATACACAGAGCTTAAACATAGAACACAAAATATATATGTCAGGAAAATTGAGTTACTCATTTATCTGCACAAATTGATGTACAAGTCAAATTCACTCTCCCTAAACTCAAACAACAAACTAATCTCTGAAAAATACTTCATCCAAACTTCAGTAAAAACTTCTTTTGATTGCAGTCTAGCATCTCCCGCAAGCTATAGTCTACATTCTTCTGTCTCAAAAGTTTGTGACGCGACTCCAACGTTCTCTTCAAACTGTGCTGAAAGAAGATAGGGTAGTCAGCAGCTTCATCAATTGATCTCCCCATAACATCTACCAAAAACTTAATCCTAGGTTCTAAAGAATTCCTAATACTTTTGATTAGAATTTGAGGATAACCAGTCACCAAAGCAGCTATTTGTCTATCCTGAAATCCACATTGTTTTAGATAAACAAAATTGGGCTGGAGAATCTTATCCACATCCCTACACAAAAGTTCAGGGAAGTTCATTACGACAGTCTGAACATTCAATTCCGTCAAGCCAATTGATTTTAAGAATTCCAAGGTAGGGCGTAGCCTTTTCTCAACACTATACCCCATAATAAATGGATGCTTCACCAGCACTTTACCAATCCTCCCATCTTTCACAAGGCCGAGACCAGAAAGGAATTCCACGATTTCTGACAGCTTGTGTTCGATGCTGTAACTAATAAGCCTCGGATTAAGCAATATTATTTTTCCAAGTTGCTTTTCAGGAACACCTAATGCTTGAAAGAATGCCAAAAGGGGACAGAACTTCTCTTCAAGACTATGAGAGAGTATGTGAGGGAACTTGGTTATAGCAGAAGCAACTTCGCGCTGTTTTGTAGAGAGCGTAGATAAACACTCCACCATCGGAATGAGCTTGTCATTGAGGCCAAGCGTCAGGATTTTGGGACATTTTGAGATTACAAAAGGTAGCTTCCGCTCTTGAATTCCAATACTTTGAAGGTAACTCCAATTTTCAGATGCTCGTTCCCTTCGAACACCCTCGAGGCGCTTGCACTTACGGAACATTTCGTTAATGCTATTATCATCAAAGCCTTTATCTTTGAAAAACCACATTAGGCTGCTAGTCCCATTTGAAGAAGTGGTGCTGCCCATTTCCATGGTGCCTGAATTGATATACAAGCTTAAGCTAAGGTTGTGACTTTTGCAAAATGATGTCAAAATTGATGtcaagaaataaaatttatcaagaAACAAAACACATGtatgatgaatttgaaattcTATTCCAAAAAGGGAAGATGATGATAGTAAATTATTACCTTAAACACAGTTTGGTCCAAGAAATTGACTGCAACAACCAAGAACCTTCTTCTTAAGCTATTCTTGCTCGACCCATCTTACATGAGAACAAGAAACAGAGTTATTACAATGGTTCAGTTGTTGATGAAGTTCAAATTAGAAGTAGAAACAAATGAGTTGGTTATGAGTTTACCTTGGTTATGACTTGAGTGTGCTTTCCATGGACGGTCACAATTTGTCTTATCACCTACTAGGTTTTATCTTTGATTTTGTTGGTTCTGCTGGGCCGGACACCTACTCACGGGCCTTGCATTGAGTTGTCATGATAATTAAGCGCTCCCATAGCTGCAAActaggggtgtcaaaatgggtcAAGACACAGATAACACGATTCGCCTAACCCGTAAGTTTGGCTTAGCGGTTTGATGTCGAAAACGTGTCACCACTTCAACTGAAACTCTGTTCGTCAATCACATACAACGCCCCACCCCACCCCACCCCACCCCACTCTCATATACTGCCCCCAAGAGATTAGGGTTAGTATATAATAGATGGCTTCGCTTGCAGAGCACAGAAAGAGAACAAACTTGCTGCACATGCTGGTCCACACATGCTTCAGAAAATGGCTGCAAGGTTCTCTCGCTTGATCCAATTGGACCTCTCTCAATTGGCAGAATTGTAAaggtaaattttgaaaaaaaaaacttggtaGTGTATTAGTTAACAAAAACTGACAAGTTTAGATCTTAACCATGCCCATATTTGGTAGAGCTTGATGAACTTTATATAGCAATGAAAGAACAGTGAATTTGAAAGCTGAAGTGgccttaatttttgtttattgtaATTCCCGTATTTTATGCATTCAAATTCAAGTATCTCAATATGCTGGATTATTTATTCCTACTCTCTGTGGTTGGGCATATTATTTGATCAAAGCCTTTGACTTTTTTTGTCTAGCAATGCTGTGAGATTCTTGTTGTAGTTTTAGCTCCACGACTCGGGTCTTTATGGGGTTTCTCTTGACCAAACACATTCTTCTTATTTGCTTTATTTGCTTATATGTTCAACTATGACTGAATACAGGAATTACTGATAAAGGAATGCGGTTAATTGGGCGTGGTCTTTCTTCTCTACGCTCCTTGGATGTATCATATTGCAGAAAGCTAACAGACAAGTCACAAGGGTTTGTCAGCTGTTGCTGAGGGATGAAGTGTTAAATGCTCTTGCTAGGAACTGGTCTAATCTACAAGAATTGGGTCTGCAAGGATGCACCAGCATGACAATGGGGTCACAATCTTGTCAGTGGTTGTAATCAAATCCAGTTCTTAGATATGAATAAATGCATCAACACTGGGGACGTTGGAGTTTCCAATCTTTCTGAGACTTGTTGATCTTGTCTCAAGAAGTTAAAATTGTTGGATTGCTACAAAGTTGGAGATGAGTCTATATTATTCTAAGCAAAATTTTGCAATAATCTTGAGACCCTCATTATTGGTGGTTGTTGGGGCATCTCTGATACCCCTGTAAAATCCATGCCCAAAAATAGCTTGAAGAATCTGTGTATGGATTGGTGTTTAAATATAGCTGACTCTTCACTAAGCTGCATCCTCACTCAGTGCAGAAACCTAGAGCCTCTTGACATTGTATGCTGTGAGGAAGTTA
This window of the Mercurialis annua linkage group LG5, ddMerAnnu1.2, whole genome shotgun sequence genome carries:
- the LOC126680921 gene encoding F-box/LRR-repeat protein 4-like → MASSSSPICINETLKDDELRSIFSKLESDKDKEIFGLVCKRWLRLQSTERKKLAARAGPHMLQKMAARFSRLIQLDLSQSVSRSFYPGVTDSDLSVISDGFKSLRVLSLQNCKGITDNGMRSIGHGLSSLRSLDVSYCRKLTDKGLSAVAEGCRDLQALHLTGCRSITDEVLKALSTNCSNLQELGLQGCSSITDDGVTNLVSGCKQIRSLDMNKCSNIGDVGVSNLSEACSSRLKTLKLLDCYKVGDESILSLANFCTNLETLIIGGCRDISDASVKSLASACKNSLKNLRMDWCLNISDSSLSCILTKCRNLEALDIGCCEEVTDAAFQGLGTRDAKLNLKVLKISNCPKVTVTGIGMLLEKCNALEYLDVRSCPHVTKSGCDEAGLQFPDCCKVNYTGSLNEPDVLI
- the LOC126680922 gene encoding transcription termination factor MTERF6, chloroplastic/mitochondrial translates to MEMGSTTSSNGTSSLMWFFKDKGFDDNSINEMFRKCKRLEGVRRERASENWSYLQSIGIQERKLPFVISKCPKILTLGLNDKLIPMVECLSTLSTKQREVASAITKFPHILSHSLEEKFCPLLAFFQALGVPEKQLGKIILLNPRLISYSIEHKLSEIVEFLSGLGLVKDGRIGKVLVKHPFIMGYSVEKRLRPTLEFLKSIGLTELNVQTVVMNFPELLCRDVDKILQPNFVYLKQCGFQDRQIAALVTGYPQILIKSIRNSLEPRIKFLVDVMGRSIDEAADYPIFFQHSLKRTLESRHKLLRQKNVDYSLREMLDCNQKKFLLKFG